The Eriocheir sinensis breed Jianghai 21 chromosome 54, ASM2467909v1, whole genome shotgun sequence genome segment CTTCCCTCCCCCCGCAGCTGTGGTTCGCGTGGGCTGTCTTCTCCGGTTTCCTCTTCAGCCCCGGCGATTTCCTCAACAGCTTCGGGACCGGGGCtggagacggcggcggcggcggggggggaAGCAGTGGTGTtagctcctcgtcctcgtcggtAGCATCCGTAGCCTCGCCCGTGTTTGTGTCCCTCGGCCAGCCCGCCAGACCCTCCATAACAGGTGGGTGCATGAGCTGTGTGGCGTGGTGGAGTGATGCTAAGGGTCATATTATAAGATATTTCggcgtccaagaacacatatttgacaaggctttcgtaggagttgtgagcatttccaagagtagttgtatgatcctggtggtagtttgacccttcttctgtaacatgaacccgaagagacactcattagagcccgactgaccccctctttgacctttagaaatagctgatgtgagaagcgaatacCAACCTAAATGTGAAGTGAATAAGTTGATCGTTCTCACACCGACCATCTCCATCAGAAGGTAATCGGGGTTAAGTTTACAGgacctgccttgtatagacctggCGGCCTCCTGCagtgggttaggttcacaggacctgccttgtatagacctggCGGCCTCCTGCagtgggttaggttcacaggagctgccttgtatagacctggCGGCCTCCTGCagtgggttaggttcacaggagctgccttgtatagacctggCGGCCTCCTGCagtgggttaggttcacaggagttaCCTTGTATAGACCTGGCGGCCTCCTGCAGTGGGTTAGGTTCTCAGGACCTGCCTTGCATGAGTTCACAGgacctgccttgtatagacctggCGGCCTCCTGCAGTGGgctaggttcacaggagctaccttgtatagACCTggcggcctcctgcagactccttatgtttttGTTCTTATGTCATCGGGTGAATTTGGAGTTCAGAAATCTTGGGgtgattgatgttgttgaacTTGCTGAGGCAGTACTTGAAGGCGCATTATACCTTCCTGAAGTCGCGTCCCTCCAGGGTAACGAGGCTGAGCAACGTCATTTTTCATGAGGGTGTGATTTCAATGGGGATGACGAGtgttgaggtgatggtgatgatgattatgacgatgatgatgatggtgatgacgatgaggaggaggaggaggaggcaggtgtctGACTAGTGTGGTTTTGTTCCCAGACGTGAGTGGGGACGAGGCGGGCATTGAAGGGCCAACCGTGGGAGTGTTGCCTGACGGAGCAGCTGGTGATCCTGCAGCCGGTGATCCTGCAGCTGGTGATCCTGCAGCTGGTGATCCTGCAGCTGGTGATCCTGCAGCTGGTGATCCTGCAGCTGGTGATCCTGCAGCTGGTGATCCTGCAGCTGGTGATCCTGCAGCTGGTGATCCTGCAGCTGGTGATCCTGCAGCTGGTGATCCTGCAGCTGGTGATCCTGCAGCTGGTGATCCTGCAGCTGGTGATCCTGCAGCTGGTGATCCTGCAGCTGGTGATCCTGCAGCTGGTGATCCTGCAGCTGGTGATCCTGCAGCTGGTGATCCTGCAGCTGGTGATCCTGCAGCTGGTGATCCTGCAGCTGGAGATCCTGCAGCTGGTGATCCTGCAGCTGGTGATCCTGCAGCTGGTGATCCTGCAGCTGGAGATCCTGCAGCTGGTGATCCTGCAGCTGGTGATCCTGCAGCTGGTGATCCTGCAGCTGGAGATCCTGCAGCTGGTGATCCTGCAGCTGGTGATCCTGCAGCTGGTGATCCTGCAGCTGGTGATCCTGCAGCTGGTGATCCTGCAGCTGGAGATCCTGCAGCTGGTGATCCTGCAGCTGGAGATCCTGCAGCTGGTGATCCTGCAGCTGGAGATCCTGCAGCTGGTGATCCTGCAGCTGGAGATCCTGCAGCTGGTGATCCTGCAGCTGGTGATCCTGCAGCTGGAGATCCTGCAGCTGGTGATCCTGCAGCTGGAGATCCTGCAGCTGGTGATCCTGCAGCTGGAGATCCTGCAGCTGGTGATCCTGCAGCTGGAGATCCTGCAGCTGGAGATCCTGCAGCTGGTGATCCTGCAGCTGGAGATCCTGCAGCTGGAGATCCTGCAGCTGGAGATCCTGCAGCTGGAGATCCTGCAGCTGGTGATCCTGCAGCTGGAGATCCTGCAGCTGGTGATCCTGCAGCTGGAGATCCTGCATCTGGAGATCCTGCAGCTGGAGATCCTACAGCTGGTGATCCTGCAGCTGGAGATCCTGCAGCTGGAGATCCTGCAGCTGGTGATCCTGCAGCTGGTGATCCTGCAGCTGGAGATCCTGCAGCTGGTGATCCTGCAGCTGGAGATCCTGCAGCTGGTGATCCTGCAGCTGGAGATCCTGCAGCTGGAGATCCTGCAGCTGGTGATCCTACAGCTGGTGATCCTGCAGCTGGTGATCCTACAGCTGGTGATCCTGCAGCTGGTGATCCTACAGCTGGTGATCCTGCAGCTGGTGATCCTACAGCTGGTGATCCTGCAGCTGGTGATCCTACAGCTGGTGATCCTGCAGCTGGTGATCCTAACGCTGCCGCCACTCCGGCCTTCGCCTCGCTGCGCCCCTCGTCCACGCTGGGCACCACGGAGGAGGCGCTGCTGGCCCTGGACGAGGCGGTGCTGCAGGTGCTGGCCAACATATCCTCGTCCCTCAACACCACCGCGACGTGAGTGGACCCGTTGAGCACCTGgtgttgttgtctgtctgtctggttgtctgtctgtcctctgtCTCTGTGTCCCTGCTGTTAcctctgttgtctgtctgtgtccctggttacctctgtttacctgtctgtgtcCCTGCTGTTCCTGTCTCCTTACCTCTGTTTCCCTGTCTGCTGTTACCTCTGTTTCCCTGTCTGTGTCCCTGCTGTtacctctgtttacctgtctgtgtccctgctgttacctctgtttacctgtctgtgtccctgctgttacctctgtttacctgtctgtgtccctgctgttacctctgtttacctgtctgtgtccctgctgttacctctgtttacctgtctgttacTCTCTGTGTCCCTGGTGTTACCTCTTCTTGTCTGTCGAgttgtctgtctggttgtctgggTTTGCGTCCCTTCACTGGtcggtctgtttgtctctctgcctctgtttcttcGTCATTCTCTTCCCCCGGTGACCTGTGTGATTCATTGTCTCTCCGCCTGTTAGTTTGACTCTGCGTTTCTCttcctgcttgcctgtctgtctgtctgtctgtctcactgttTGCATGTTTGCTTGACctgccctccatctctctctctctctctctgtctctgtctctgtctgtgtgtgtgtgtgtgtgtgtgtgtgtgtgcttggtttGGCTGACACACTCTCTGTAGACCCTAATTAGGACCATACCATCtgccttacctttttttttattgttttaaggTACGGAAgtcagctggtgtgtgtgtgtgtgtgtgtgtgtgtgtgtgtgtgtgtgtgtgtgtgactgattgAGGCAAAGGGAGCAGGTGAGAAAAAAAGGCAGGTGCAACACGTTCAATTAATTAGTCCGGACGTGTACTAACCACctgcacgcgcgcacacacacacacacacacacacacacacacacacacacacacacaaccctccctccccccacacacatacaaacaagaaACAATCAAACTTTAAAtctaaaaaacattaaaaaaaacagaagaatttTGTATAACGATAGAAACTCAAACCCTTAATGACACAAGGTAAAAAAAACCATAACATAACtaggtaaacacaaacacacatacacacacacaaacaaacaaacacacttcaCATCAAAACAAAACCAACACATATGAACCTTTAccttaacataacataactaggtaaacacacacacacacacacacacacacacacacacacacacacacacacacacacacacacacacacacacacacacaaacacactccacACCAAAACCCAACCAACACATGACAGCCCCTGTTACGATCCTTCCAACACACTCTACACTCGCCGTCCTCAAGTTTAAAACACTAAACAGCTGACTTCACTGTACTGGCCCCGGGGTGTTGTCAGTACGCCCATAAACACAGGCTGGCTAATGAGTCGTACCTGGGAAAGCAATGCACCTGTCATCCTGCTTCTTACCTTTAGGCCAGGTgtgtgaggtgaggtggaggaggaggaggaggaggagggagaggatgttaTTGGAAGGAGTTGGTACCTGTGGAagtaggaaagagggaatagTATAGTGGAAGAGGTGGATAGTGGAGAGATCAACCAGTGGAAGACgaacgaaagggagggaagaaagaaggcagtagaaggaaagaaagaggagaatggaggagaaaattaGAGGAGAGCGTAGCCAGTttcagaagggaagggagggaggaagaggaaggtagagggaggaagcGGAGTGATTGGTCATTttgaagaaggatggaaggagaaaaaaggagaggaaggtagtagaaggaaagaaagaagaagatggagaagaaaattaGTGGAGAGAATAACCAattttagaagggaagggagggaggaagaggaaggtagagggaggaagcGGAGTGATTGGCCATCTgtagaaggatagaaggagaaggaaggaaaggaaggtagtggAAGAAGACACCAGTTgtagaagaggtgaagaagaagaaggagaaggatgttaGAGGAAGGAATGACCATCAgtagaagaaggaataagggaaagggataCAGAAAAGGGGAGTGGAATAAGTAGATGGCTttagaagggagaaatgaagaaggagagaatgatagTGGAAGGAGTGACTatctgaagaaggaggaaagaaagaagagaaggaagaggaaggtattgAATGGAGTAGTCagttggagaaggagggaagataggatgaaagaaggaggtggtgaagaaagtgtaggaggaggatgaaggatgagaaggagtagataaaaagaaagattggaaggaggagacaaaataaagaaaagaggaggaggaaaaagaagagcgaGGGGAACATAAGTCaggaggtcaggaggaggaggaggaggagcaggaggcacaaaaaatgaggacaaggaaacagaaggaggaaaaaaaatatcaagagaaGGGGAAGCGGAAGGTTAGTGGAGCAttacggtggaggtggtggtggaggtggtggtggaggtggtggaggtggtggtggtggtggtggtggtggtggcaatgcgTGTTGTTTAGTCGgtcaatgtgtgtgcgtgtgtgtgtatgtatgtgtgtgtgtgtatgtgtgtgagttgACGAGTGCGTGCTGTAGGACTGACCGcaaggggaacacacacacacacacacacacacacacacacacacacacacacacacacacaatagtagCAGTAACATGTAACCCCACGCCTTCCACCTCTTTGCCTCCCTCAATAGTCACTCGCTATCTCCCAGCAAgactccctcctcactccctcattcacgGCCTTTTCCTACCCCCAaaatttcctttccttatctacaCACTCGTAACTTGGAAAAAAAAGTAACTCCACTCTCCTCatacctcctactcctcttctctccttgacCCACCCTTAAAGCATCGGTctaactcttttcctccttccacagaTCACCGGACGGTCAGAACACTGCGCCCTTCGTGCCGCCTCTCCCCGTGCCTTCAGAAGCCCTCTCGACCAGCTCCTCCCTCGCGCCGAGCTACTCAGTCCTCCACGCGTGCCTTGTGCTGGGCGGCGATGTGCCCTCCTGTGTCGCCCAAGCCTCCGCGTACGGCCCACTGCTGCGGAACCAAACCCAGGCATCCATACCCCGCCCCACTGCAGAGGACGTGACCCCAGCAGACATTGAGGACATTCTTAAAATCCATCCCTTCGCGCAGATCATCCAGGAGCTTCAAGGAGACGATGGGGTTGAGGCTGTGATCGACAAGACACCGCTGAGTGAGAACGATAAGGTTATTCTCGAGTTCCTGAGGCAGCAGAATATGAGTTCCTCCCTCATGGACCGGGTCATCACGCAGGTCAACACCATCAAGGAGACGTTCAAGGACTCCCAGGTGAACTCCTTCTGGGGGgatgacgagaaggagaaggaagatgaagaggggcaGAATAACGACGATGGTCCCACAATCAACTCTTCAGGACTCCAGTTAAAGTCGGAATTCTTGCCTGGTAAAGAGAGACACGACCTGGCGGATAAGGACAAGCAAGAAACACAAGGCAGCGTCCCCTTCGCGGCCGTCACCATAAAGAGTTCGTTCAacgtgaaggagaaaggaaaagaaggatcaggagagaagaaggaggagaaggatgacaatggagaaaaggggaaagaggagaaggatgacaaaggagaaaaagggaaagaggacaaagaTGAGAAGCCAGAGAGAATGAGAACCTCCACAGACAGACGAGGTTTGCTGATCAGGTCACGTTTCCCTCACGCTCAAGTTGTTTTCCCGAGAGATCCAGAGCCAGTTCGATTCCACCTCGTGCCCTAACCCTCCATGATGCTCGCTAATCCAACCTCAATACTCTCTGATCCTATAAACAAATCTTACTGAACATAGGTCAAAAAATACGTATATTgattgaaaaggaaaatatttgGTAACATTTTCAAGCAGAGGAACTAAAATGGATACAAGATAGAGTTGAATGATGCTTTCTGATCATCTTGCAATGCTCTCTGATCCTATAAACAAATCCTACTGTATATAATAGTTCAAAAAATACGTATATTgattgaaaaggaaaatatttgGTAACATTTTCAAGCAGAGGAACTAAAATGGATACAAGATAGAGTTGAATGATGCTTTCTGATCATCTTGCAATGCTCTCTGATCCTATAAACAAAACCTACTGTATATAAGgcagaaaaatacacataaacggAGCAAGAGGAAAAATTGGGTACTTCTTAAGCTGAGCGACTTAAAAGGATACAGATGAAGTTCAATATTTAAATCCCTGTAAATATATGACGGTGTTTAACGTGTTGGAACGTGTTGGGACTCTTACAATCTTACAATAACTCTCTTAACGTGTAACTCCAATGTATTTATTTTAGTGGAGTTTATcactgaggaaagagagacaagaaaagCTAAGGTGATTTTTAAGACTCCTTTTATTTTATACGCAAGAAACACTATttgataagttaggttagatttgacTTTTGTATGCATGTTGAATTTATCTGTTTATCGCATGAGTTTACTTAGGTATTTATTAACGTATGTATGAAGGTacgcatgtatgtatgtaggtaggtaggtacagGTAAATAGGTAGGTAATTAAtatgaggtaggtaggtagaagtagtagtagtagtagtagtagtatgtagtagtagtagtagaagtagcagtagtaatagctaTAATAGTAGTCTAAGGTGTTATTTAACTATACTCGTTATTTCTATTGTTAAGTCTAGTCTAGTTGTTACTCATTGCAGTTGTACAATTCATCAACATCACGTAATTtcaactcctttttttttgttgttgttgtttgtttgagACCTTTTTTAAGTTTCTGTTTTGGCTTTGCTGCATAAAAAGTGCAgcagtagcattttttttttttttacagcaaaggagaaagttcaagggcgtaaaaaaaagaaaacaataatgaaaaaaaaaaagcccgctccttactgctcctgaatagagtaataGAAGTTGTTTTGTTACTATAAATACGCTTACTTTGCTTCGGTTATACTCGTTACCTGTTCCTCTGTTTAGTTACGCATTTGTAGCTACGCCATTGACCCTGTGCTCACTTTGTGTTGTTATTTAATAGTAGTATCGTCTCTAGTAGTTGTAATGTTTTGGTTGTTAACGCAATTGTAGTTATTCTTATACAATTTAATAATTACACACATGTTCTAGGTTAATGTGTAGTTTTTAATCTTGTTACTGTAGATTTTACAAATatttgttatcatttttattattcttgtaaCTAATTTTACTTTATTCATTAAGAATTATTATGTATTTAACTTATCTCACTATGTATCAACTATCTATTATATACATAACTTATTTACTATATTTATTAGCTATTTATTATTTAACTTATTTCACTACGCTTATTACCTATttattatttaacttatttttggtTTGTAATAAAAAGTTCCTGTTTACTACTTCTTTCACATCCCGCCCATGATGACTGTGAGTCAGATGAAGTACTGCTGCCTTACTGTGCTAAAATAAAGAGTCATTTCAAACGGCTGGGGAGTCGTCTGAAACCAGTTTCAAGTGACGGGGAGTCGACTGAACCTAGTCTCATTTGACTGGGGGAGTCTTCTGAAACAGGGAGTAATTTGAAACGGCTACACCGGGCCGTGGGAGCTTCAGCCATGGCGGCCGTGGGAGCTTCAGCCATGGCGGCCGTGGGAGCTTCAGCCATGGTGGCCGTGGGAGCTTCAGCCATGGCGGCCGTGGGAGCTTCAGCCATGGCGGCCGTGGGAGCTTCAGCCATGGCGGCCCTGGTGGGGGCGGCAGCTTCTGACGCAGCGAGGAGCTGAGCGGATGATGCCAAAAAAAGGGTATATAATGGGGAGTTGAAAACTATTTTCACAataaatattgaaataaaatCTTGTACGTCTGTCTATGAACAAAAAATTATTAAAACCACCAGGTTAATGTTTTGAGTCAAAAGACGACATTTGAGCAAAGAATAAATcttttatatttacttcatttaaagGAACAATAACttataaagattttttttatgtgAAATTAATAATAAATTATGCATTGGTAATGAATAGCCTGCCTGTTTCTACTATTATATACCCAGTA includes the following:
- the LOC126983465 gene encoding uncharacterized protein LOC126983465 yields the protein MRVCAWCAVLLAVLCGGPQHASAASVMLNSRQQQQNGEQTARETVISLRENHEGLRSRKGDKDFAAQFSSSSSDTLSKYHDEEDEDKFVRPRKKHIEEGLSLRKSDKDFAAQSSSASSDTLSKYHDEEDEGVKFVRKNHTEEGLSSRKSDKDFAAQFSSSSSDTLSKYREEEDEGMKFVRTRKKDTEEGMSSKKGDKKGFLASHSFSSSPETLTKYTDEEDKVKVVSSRKDYGGDDVDQETREREKEDSTAIKSFSSSRKPLKKDRAEDDDKVKVVRSRKDYGGDDIDQETREREKEDSIAIKSFSSSRKPLKKDQEDDDKGKVVSSSKDDSDVEGQETISPWLSLSFFKPLKDIADMVGLLSVPSKAPKKSYVTKEVVLEDSETKDKEENKKQNGALGQRKRGQEENPKPRTTEMDFEDAGKESKEDNKEENQETLWFAWAVFSGFLFSPGDFLNSFGTGAGDGGGGGGGSSGVSSSSSSVASVASPVFVSLGQPARPSITVGTRRALKGQPWECCLTEQLVILQPVILQLVILQLVILQLVILQLVILQLVILQLVILQLVILQLVILQLVILQLVILQLVILQLVILQLVILQLVILQLVILQLVILQLVILQLVILQLVILQLVILQLEILQLVILQLVILQLVILQLEILQLVILQLVILQLVILQLEILQLVILQLVILQLVILQLVILQLVILQLEILQLVILQLEILQLVILQLEILQLVILQLEILQLVILQLVILQLEILQLVILQLEILQLVILQLEILQLVILQLEILQLEILQLVILQLEILQLEILQLEILQLEILQLVILQLEILQLVILQLEILHLEILQLEILQLVILQLEILQLEILQLVILQLVILQLEILQLVILQLEILQLVILQLEILQLEILQLVILQLVILQLVILQLVILQLVILQLVILQLVILQLVILQLVILQLVILQLVILTLPPLRPSPRCAPRPRWAPRRRRCWPWTRRCCRCWPTYPRPSTPPRHHRTVRTLRPSCRLSPCLQKPSRPAPPSRRATQSSTRALCWAAMCPPVSPKPPRTAHCCGTKPRHPYPAPLQRT